The Vibrio echinoideorum genome includes a region encoding these proteins:
- the lolA gene encoding outer membrane lipoprotein chaperone LolA, protein MKKVFALLFMSFSVFASPKEELSSRLALNAGFSADFKQVVTSPDGDVVMEGEGTVEIARPSLFRWETTFPDENLLVSDGQSLWYYSTFIEQVSIYWQEQATSQTPFVLLTRSQESDWDNYNVVQSGNQFTLTPTAVDSNQGDFQINITEKGIVQGFNVIEQDGQKGEFTFENVDLGKPAADRFTFVAPEGVEVDDQRN, encoded by the coding sequence ATGAAAAAAGTATTCGCACTTTTATTTATGAGCTTCTCAGTATTTGCTTCTCCGAAAGAAGAGTTGAGTAGTCGCTTGGCATTGAACGCCGGTTTTAGCGCTGACTTTAAACAAGTCGTAACCAGCCCTGACGGTGATGTTGTGATGGAAGGCGAGGGCACGGTAGAGATAGCACGACCTAGTTTATTCCGTTGGGAAACGACATTTCCTGATGAAAACTTGCTGGTATCAGATGGCCAAAGCTTGTGGTATTACAGCACGTTCATTGAGCAGGTAAGTATTTACTGGCAAGAACAAGCGACATCACAAACACCTTTTGTTTTGCTTACGCGTAGCCAAGAAAGTGATTGGGATAATTACAACGTAGTGCAATCGGGTAACCAGTTTACGTTAACGCCAACGGCTGTTGATTCTAATCAAGGCGACTTCCAGATTAACATTACTGAAAAAGGCATTGTTCAGGGCTTTAATGTGATTGAACAAGATGGTCAGAAAGGTGAGTTTACCTTTGAAAATGTTGACTTAGGTAAGCCTGCTGCAGACCGTTTTACTTTTGTGGCGCCGGAAGGTGTCGAGGTCGACGACCAAAGAAACTGA
- a CDS encoding DNA translocase FtsK — translation MFKQSSNKVETIIKTSEEPQSPRLNGSQRLKECSLILGVLFSILLAVALLTFSPADPSWSQTAWGGDIQNAGGYLGAWLADTLFFVFGSLAYPLPILVTVAAWVLFRKRNEDEPIDFMLWGSRLLGLTVLILTSCGLADINFDDIWYFSSGGVVGDVLTSLALPTLNVLGSTLVLLFLWGAGLTLLTGISWLSIVEWLGECAIKFFTSVVNKVRGQDQELLEPELQESADRDLLLEERQRPTYRDVPALEDNLVEGSAIEDSAIEGRKEAEHLDPAMSFSATAGASDATDNTLDNTVSPKRQYNIHMPVEAPTKQEASAHTQIKNENAPVESVPAVPIYQAPDDSLEEGIDRSKQLNATIEQLENAAMYEDDLAEQNQADAHESQVAYQEYMQSEEPQVSSVNDVDIDTANSEIDSTAEVNAEFDTEDIQPESLYASPMGEQEETPQEFSAQDSPFETTQNQSFEPSSEFDAEVTDEQNTEQPEPLSDEQEHSEFVQPTEQPQQPIVDLPWEEVIEEEPLNQDQDVAAFQNMVSEAQANMAATQNPFLVQQDVNLPKPAEPLPTLELLFHPEKRETFIDRDALEAIARLVESKLADYKIKAEVVDIFPGPVITRFELDLAPGVKVSRISGLSMDLARSLSALAVRVVEVIPGKPYVGLELPNMSRQTVFFSDVVGSKQFIEAKSPTTVVLGQDIAGEAVIADLSKMPHVLVAGTTGSGKSVGVNVMILSMLYKASPEDVRFIMIDPKMLELSIYEGIPHLLSEVVTDMKDASNALRWCVGEMERRYKLMSALGVRNIKGYNDKLKMAAEAGHPIHDPLWKPGDSMDPEAPLLEKLPYIVVVVDEFADLIMVVGKKVEELIARLAQKARAAGVHLILATQRPSVDVITGLIKANIPTRVAFTVSTKTDSRTILDQGGAESLLGMGDMLYLPPGSSHTTRVHGAFASDDDVHAVVNNWKARGKPNYIEEITNGDQTPETLLPGEKMEGDEEVDPLFDQVVEHVVHSRRGSVSGVQRRFKIGYNRAARIVEQLEAQGIVSTPGHNGNREVLAPAPPKD, via the coding sequence ATGTTCAAGCAGAGCAGTAATAAAGTAGAAACAATCATTAAAACGAGTGAAGAGCCTCAGTCTCCCCGTTTGAATGGTTCTCAACGTCTAAAAGAGTGCAGTCTTATTCTGGGTGTTCTCTTCTCTATTCTACTTGCCGTTGCGTTATTAACTTTTAGTCCTGCAGACCCATCATGGTCGCAAACGGCGTGGGGTGGTGACATTCAAAATGCGGGTGGCTACCTAGGTGCATGGTTGGCGGATACGCTTTTCTTTGTGTTTGGTTCTTTGGCTTACCCTTTACCTATCTTGGTAACGGTTGCTGCGTGGGTATTATTCCGTAAACGCAATGAAGACGAGCCAATAGATTTCATGCTGTGGGGCTCTCGTTTACTTGGTCTTACCGTTCTTATTCTTACTAGTTGTGGTCTAGCCGATATCAACTTTGACGACATTTGGTACTTTTCATCAGGCGGTGTGGTTGGTGATGTGCTCACAAGCCTTGCACTTCCAACGCTGAATGTTTTGGGTAGTACTCTTGTTCTTCTTTTCTTGTGGGGGGCGGGTTTAACCTTATTAACGGGTATTTCTTGGTTAAGCATTGTTGAATGGTTGGGTGAATGCGCGATTAAGTTCTTTACGTCTGTTGTCAATAAAGTTCGTGGCCAAGATCAAGAGCTGCTTGAACCTGAGTTGCAGGAGTCAGCAGATCGAGATTTGTTATTAGAAGAGCGTCAACGACCAACTTACCGTGACGTACCTGCTTTAGAAGACAATCTTGTAGAAGGCAGTGCCATAGAAGACAGCGCTATAGAAGGGCGTAAAGAAGCAGAGCATCTTGATCCTGCTATGAGCTTTTCTGCGACTGCAGGAGCTTCAGATGCGACCGACAATACTTTAGACAATACCGTATCACCGAAACGCCAGTATAATATTCATATGCCAGTAGAGGCTCCAACTAAACAAGAAGCTTCTGCTCATACACAGATTAAAAATGAAAATGCACCAGTAGAGTCAGTCCCCGCTGTACCAATTTATCAAGCGCCCGATGATTCATTGGAAGAAGGTATCGATCGTTCGAAGCAGTTGAACGCGACTATAGAGCAGTTAGAAAATGCAGCTATGTATGAAGATGATCTTGCTGAACAAAATCAGGCCGATGCTCACGAGTCTCAAGTAGCGTATCAAGAGTACATGCAGAGTGAAGAGCCGCAAGTTAGCTCTGTTAATGATGTTGACATTGATACCGCCAACTCAGAAATTGATAGTACTGCAGAAGTAAATGCTGAGTTCGATACAGAAGATATTCAGCCTGAGTCGTTGTACGCATCACCAATGGGTGAACAAGAAGAAACGCCACAAGAGTTCTCAGCACAAGATTCACCTTTTGAGACAACGCAAAACCAGAGCTTTGAACCGAGCTCAGAGTTTGACGCTGAAGTTACTGATGAACAAAACACCGAGCAACCTGAACCTTTATCTGATGAGCAAGAACATTCAGAATTTGTGCAACCAACGGAACAGCCCCAACAGCCAATTGTTGATCTTCCTTGGGAAGAGGTAATAGAAGAAGAACCTTTAAATCAAGACCAAGATGTAGCCGCATTCCAGAACATGGTTTCTGAAGCTCAAGCGAACATGGCTGCAACACAAAATCCGTTTTTAGTTCAGCAAGACGTTAACTTGCCGAAACCTGCGGAACCATTGCCAACGCTTGAGTTGTTATTCCACCCTGAGAAGCGTGAGACCTTCATTGATCGTGATGCACTAGAAGCCATCGCTCGCCTTGTTGAATCTAAATTAGCGGATTACAAGATCAAGGCTGAAGTTGTTGATATTTTCCCTGGCCCAGTGATCACTCGATTTGAGTTAGACCTTGCACCAGGTGTCAAAGTTAGCCGTATCTCAGGTTTGTCGATGGACTTAGCGCGTTCACTATCAGCGCTAGCTGTGCGTGTAGTTGAGGTTATTCCGGGTAAGCCTTATGTTGGTTTGGAATTACCAAACATGAGTCGCCAGACTGTGTTTTTCTCTGACGTAGTGGGTAGCAAACAATTTATTGAAGCTAAATCTCCTACGACTGTCGTTCTTGGGCAAGATATCGCAGGTGAGGCCGTCATTGCTGACCTATCTAAAATGCCTCATGTACTGGTTGCGGGTACTACAGGTTCAGGTAAGTCGGTTGGTGTGAATGTCATGATCTTGAGTATGCTTTACAAGGCATCGCCAGAAGATGTTCGTTTCATCATGATCGATCCGAAAATGTTGGAATTATCTATCTATGAAGGTATTCCACATCTGTTGTCTGAAGTTGTGACTGACATGAAAGATGCGTCTAACGCCCTTCGTTGGTGTGTAGGAGAAATGGAACGTCGTTACAAACTTATGTCGGCTCTTGGTGTTCGTAACATTAAAGGCTACAACGACAAATTGAAGATGGCCGCGGAAGCGGGTCACCCAATCCATGACCCACTGTGGAAGCCGGGCGACAGTATGGACCCTGAAGCGCCATTGTTGGAGAAACTGCCTTACATTGTGGTTGTCGTTGATGAATTCGCCGATTTAATCATGGTAGTGGGTAAGAAAGTTGAAGAACTTATTGCACGCTTGGCGCAAAAAGCGCGTGCGGCTGGTGTTCACTTGATCTTAGCAACTCAACGTCCTTCGGTGGATGTTATTACTGGTCTTATTAAAGCCAACATCCCAACGCGTGTTGCCTTTACGGTATCAACCAAAACGGATTCAAGAACTATTCTTGACCAAGGTGGTGCAGAATCATTATTGGGTATGGGTGATATGTTGTACTTACCACCGGGTTCAAGCCACACAACTCGTGTACACGGCGCGTTTGCTTCTGATGACGATGTACACGCGGTAGTGAACAACTGGAAAGCACGCGGTAAGCCAAACTATATTGAAGAGATTACGAACGGCGACCAAACCCCAGAAACACTGTTACCGGGTGAGAAGATGGAAGGAGATGAAGAAGTTGATCCTCTATTTGATCAAGTCGTTGAGCACGTAGTTCACTCGCGTCGAGGCTCGGTTTCTGGCGTACAGCGTCGATTTAAGATTGGTTACAACCGTGCAGCACGAATTGTAGAGCAGCTTGAAGCTCAAGGTATCGTAAGTACTCCGGGCCACAATGGTAACCGTGAAGTCTTAGCACCAGCTCCACCAAAAGATTAG
- the lrp gene encoding leucine-responsive transcriptional regulator Lrp — protein sequence MADNYKKPSKELDRIDRNILNELQKDGRISNVELSKRVGLSPTPCLERVRRLERQGYITGYTALLNPQYLDASLLVFVEITLNRGAPDVFEQFNTAVQKLDDIQECHLVSGDFDYLLKTRVSDMGAYRKLLGDTLLRLPGVNDTRTYVVMEEVKQTNQLVIKTR from the coding sequence ATGGCAGACAATTATAAGAAGCCGTCCAAGGAACTAGATCGTATTGACCGCAACATTCTTAATGAGTTGCAAAAAGACGGTCGTATCTCAAACGTAGAACTATCAAAACGAGTAGGACTTTCTCCAACTCCATGTCTTGAACGTGTTCGTCGTTTAGAACGTCAAGGTTACATTACTGGGTACACAGCGTTGCTGAACCCACAGTACCTTGATGCTTCACTTTTAGTGTTTGTTGAAATTACGTTGAACCGTGGTGCTCCAGATGTGTTCGAACAATTCAACACCGCTGTTCAGAAGCTTGATGACATCCAAGAGTGTCATTTAGTGTCGGGTGATTTTGACTATCTTCTAAAAACACGTGTATCGGATATGGGTGCTTACCGTAAGTTGCTCGGTGATACGTTACTGCGTCTACCAGGCGTAAACGACACTCGAACTTACGTTGTAATGGAAGAAGTGAAACAAACTAATCAACTTGTGATTAAAACTCGTTAA
- the ald gene encoding alanine dehydrogenase produces MIIGVPKEIKNHEYRVGMTPASVRELIPHGHQVFVETNAGTGIGFSDDDYIAVGASILPTAADVFTKAEMIVKVKEPQAVERAMLREGQILFTYLHLAPDFPQTEELIKSKAVCVAYETVTDNMGRLPLLAPMSEVAGRMSIQAGAQTLEKSNGGCGLLLGGVPGVEPAKVVVVGGGVVGANAARMAVGLRADVTILDRNVDTLRRLDEEFQGRAKVVYSTEDAIEKHVLEADLVIGAVLIPGAAAPKLVTKDHIAKMKPGSAVVDVAIDQGGCFETSHATTHADPTYIVDDVVHYCVANMPGAVARTSTYALNNATLPYIVKLANKGYREALLSDEGFLEGLNVIHGKVTCKEVAESFDLEYVEPAKAIAMFN; encoded by the coding sequence ATGATCATTGGCGTACCTAAGGAAATCAAGAACCACGAATACCGCGTTGGTATGACCCCAGCTAGCGTGAGAGAACTAATCCCACACGGCCACCAAGTTTTTGTAGAAACCAATGCCGGTACTGGTATCGGTTTTTCAGACGATGATTACATCGCTGTAGGCGCATCCATTCTTCCTACTGCTGCTGACGTTTTCACGAAAGCAGAAATGATTGTAAAGGTTAAAGAACCTCAAGCTGTCGAGCGAGCTATGCTTCGTGAAGGGCAAATATTATTTACCTATTTACACCTTGCACCAGATTTTCCACAAACGGAAGAGCTAATCAAGAGCAAAGCTGTCTGCGTAGCCTATGAGACTGTAACAGATAATATGGGTCGCTTGCCACTATTAGCACCAATGTCTGAAGTGGCTGGTCGTATGTCTATTCAAGCAGGTGCACAAACATTAGAGAAATCTAACGGTGGTTGTGGTCTTCTTCTTGGCGGCGTACCAGGTGTTGAGCCAGCAAAAGTTGTTGTTGTTGGCGGCGGTGTTGTTGGTGCTAATGCAGCACGTATGGCTGTTGGCCTTCGCGCTGATGTAACCATTCTTGATCGTAACGTAGATACACTTCGTCGTCTTGATGAAGAATTCCAAGGCCGTGCAAAAGTGGTTTATTCTACAGAAGACGCTATCGAGAAGCATGTTCTAGAAGCCGACCTAGTGATTGGTGCAGTACTAATCCCAGGTGCAGCCGCTCCTAAACTTGTTACAAAAGATCACATTGCGAAAATGAAGCCAGGCTCAGCAGTTGTTGACGTTGCGATCGACCAAGGTGGTTGTTTCGAAACTTCACACGCGACGACTCACGCAGATCCAACTTACATTGTTGATGATGTCGTTCACTACTGTGTTGCTAACATGCCAGGTGCCGTTGCTCGTACTTCAACTTACGCACTAAACAATGCAACACTTCCTTACATTGTTAAGCTAGCAAACAAAGGCTACCGCGAAGCTCTTCTATCCGATGAAGGTTTCCTAGAAGGTCTAAACGTCATTCACGGTAAAGTAACTTGTAAAGAAGTTGCTGAAAGCTTTGACCTAGAATACGTAGAGCCAGCTAAAGCAATCGCAATGTTTAACTAA
- a CDS encoding methyltransferase: MHSRFKILDSFLLEHQVYWRSEPFHLCQTLQQPWLDVNRPLIDWLESLSLESIQYLKDQPQILIAELARFIPQLEQVSQSIQFNSTKLAGLKLDRGTEEGIPGRKLQQIVAMGEVALEHHHGKEWLEWCSGKGFLGRILSQQSCQKVTSFEWQQSLCESGQTIADAQHLDMTFVQGDAFSQRADEVFNSNQHAVALHACGDLHVELVKKSVSHGLPAVTISPCCYHLIRGETYQAMSSVAKISALTLSKGDLRIPLQETVTGGERVKRHRQLEMTYRLGFSQLLKTELNIGEYVPVPSIKKSELSEGFESFCRWASEIKTLPLEANIDFDSYFAQGEALFWEMEKLSLVQQVFMRPLEVWLALDRAIYLQEQGYEASIEEFCERSITPRNLLIHGFKVKC, from the coding sequence ATGCATTCACGATTTAAAATACTCGACTCATTTTTGTTAGAGCACCAAGTCTACTGGCGCTCAGAGCCTTTCCACCTATGCCAAACTCTCCAACAACCATGGTTAGATGTGAATCGCCCTCTTATTGATTGGTTAGAAAGCTTGAGTCTTGAGAGCATCCAGTATTTAAAAGATCAGCCTCAGATATTAATAGCAGAGCTTGCACGTTTTATTCCGCAACTAGAGCAAGTAAGTCAAAGTATCCAGTTCAATAGCACGAAACTTGCTGGATTAAAGCTGGATCGAGGAACGGAAGAGGGTATTCCGGGAAGGAAGTTGCAACAAATTGTTGCGATGGGAGAAGTTGCGCTCGAACATCATCATGGCAAAGAGTGGTTGGAGTGGTGTTCGGGGAAAGGTTTTTTAGGGCGAATTCTGTCACAACAATCTTGCCAAAAAGTCACTAGCTTTGAATGGCAACAGTCTTTGTGTGAGAGCGGACAAACAATTGCAGATGCTCAACATTTAGACATGACGTTTGTTCAAGGTGATGCATTTTCACAGAGGGCGGATGAAGTATTCAATTCAAATCAACATGCTGTAGCACTGCATGCTTGCGGCGACCTTCATGTTGAATTAGTCAAAAAATCAGTTTCTCATGGATTGCCAGCGGTGACCATTTCACCTTGCTGTTACCATCTTATTCGTGGTGAGACCTATCAAGCGATGTCTTCCGTTGCGAAAATTTCGGCATTAACATTGAGTAAAGGTGACCTAAGAATCCCACTTCAAGAGACCGTAACGGGTGGGGAAAGAGTAAAGAGGCACCGCCAGTTGGAGATGACTTATCGATTGGGTTTCAGTCAATTGCTTAAAACTGAACTTAATATTGGCGAATATGTGCCTGTGCCTAGCATCAAAAAATCAGAATTGTCCGAAGGTTTTGAATCATTTTGCCGTTGGGCATCTGAGATCAAGACATTACCGCTTGAAGCTAATATCGATTTTGATTCATATTTTGCTCAAGGAGAGGCTCTTTTTTGGGAAATGGAAAAATTGAGTTTGGTTCAACAAGTCTTTATGCGCCCTTTGGAAGTATGGTTGGCGTTGGATCGCGCCATCTATTTACAAGAACAAGGTTACGAAGCATCTATTGAGGAGTTTTGTGAACGTAGTATTACGCCAAGGAATCTGTTGATTCATGGCTTTAAGGTGAAATGCTAG
- the cysB gene encoding HTH-type transcriptional regulator CysB, which yields MKLQQLKYIVEVLNHNLNVSATAESLYTSQPGISKQVRLLEDELGIQIFERSGKHLTQVTPAGEDIIRISQEILARVESIKAVAGEHTHPEMGTLNISTTHTQARYALPDVIKGFTARYPKVSLHMHQGTPSQMSEAVAKGTANFAIATEALHLYQDAIMLPCYHWNRSIVVTKDHPLAQKRNITIEDLAAYSLVTYVFGFTGRSELDTAFNKVGLTPRVVFTATDADVIKTYVRMGIGVGVIASMAIDQEQDTDLVAIDASHLFGASTTSIGFRKGTFLRSYMFDFMERFAPHLTRPVVEQAISLKSNDEIEEMFKDIELPVR from the coding sequence ATGAAGTTACAACAACTCAAGTACATTGTTGAGGTTCTCAACCATAACCTAAATGTTTCTGCGACGGCAGAGAGTTTATACACATCTCAGCCTGGTATTAGTAAGCAAGTTAGATTGCTAGAAGATGAACTAGGTATTCAGATTTTTGAACGTAGCGGGAAGCATTTAACACAGGTTACCCCTGCCGGTGAAGATATCATTCGCATCTCTCAGGAAATCTTGGCGCGTGTCGAGAGTATTAAAGCGGTTGCTGGTGAGCACACTCATCCTGAAATGGGCACATTGAACATTTCAACGACGCATACTCAAGCGCGTTACGCGTTGCCGGACGTGATCAAAGGTTTCACTGCGCGTTATCCGAAAGTATCACTTCACATGCACCAAGGTACGCCTAGCCAAATGTCAGAAGCGGTGGCTAAAGGGACGGCGAACTTTGCGATTGCAACGGAAGCACTACACCTTTATCAAGATGCGATTATGCTGCCTTGTTATCACTGGAACCGTTCGATAGTCGTTACTAAAGACCACCCTCTGGCGCAAAAGCGAAATATCACGATCGAAGATCTTGCTGCTTACTCTCTAGTGACTTACGTATTTGGTTTCACTGGACGTTCAGAGCTTGATACCGCGTTCAACAAGGTTGGATTGACGCCTCGCGTTGTGTTCACTGCAACCGACGCGGATGTAATTAAGACATATGTACGAATGGGTATCGGTGTCGGTGTCATCGCAAGTATGGCCATCGATCAAGAACAAGATACTGATCTAGTTGCTATCGATGCTAGTCATCTATTTGGTGCCAGCACCACAAGCATTGGTTTTAGAAAAGGCACTTTCTTGCGTTCTTACATGTTTGATTTTATGGAGCGTTTTGCACCGCATTTGACTCGTCCTGTTGTTGAGCAAGCCATTTCTCTAAAATCAAATGATGAGATAGAAGAAATGTTTAAAGACATTGAGTTACCTGTTCGATAA
- the miaE gene encoding tRNA isopentenyl-2-thiomethyl-A-37 hydroxylase MiaE — protein MITFRIINELSSTMYQELLDPIHSFLKAETPDSWIDEAKKPENLHIILRDHMLCELKAAQSALFLIRKYAVDKESAKQLNEWILPYEQFAYRRIGDLESLRGKSNVSKQITAKEGCNYGADLIDKMVLLIKEELHHFYQVMELMEKKGVTYQPIEAGRYARGLIKQVKTYEPDALVDKLIIGAFIEARSCERFAKLAPFLEEDMEKFYVSLLRSEARHYQDYLELAEQIAGKDISERIAHFAQVEAELITSEDSDFKFHSGAPI, from the coding sequence GTGATAACATTTCGTATTATCAACGAACTTTCCTCGACCATGTATCAAGAACTATTAGATCCAATTCACTCTTTTCTTAAAGCTGAAACGCCAGATTCATGGATAGATGAAGCCAAGAAGCCTGAAAACCTTCACATCATTTTACGCGACCACATGCTCTGTGAACTCAAAGCTGCACAAAGTGCTTTGTTCTTAATCCGTAAGTACGCGGTTGATAAAGAAAGTGCGAAACAGCTCAACGAATGGATTTTGCCATACGAGCAATTCGCTTATCGTCGTATCGGAGACTTAGAATCACTTCGTGGTAAGAGTAATGTATCAAAGCAAATCACAGCGAAAGAAGGCTGTAACTACGGTGCTGATCTCATCGATAAAATGGTACTTCTGATAAAAGAAGAACTGCATCACTTCTATCAGGTGATGGAGTTAATGGAAAAGAAGGGAGTGACCTACCAACCAATTGAAGCTGGTCGCTACGCTAGAGGTTTAATTAAGCAAGTTAAGACGTACGAGCCTGATGCTCTGGTTGATAAACTGATCATCGGCGCCTTTATAGAAGCTCGTTCTTGTGAACGTTTTGCTAAACTGGCTCCTTTCTTAGAAGAGGATATGGAGAAGTTTTATGTGTCTCTACTTCGCTCAGAAGCTCGCCACTATCAAGATTACCTCGAACTAGCGGAGCAAATCGCAGGGAAAGATATATCTGAGCGTATTGCCCACTTCGCTCAAGTAGAAGCAGAACTCATCACTTCAGAAGACAGTGATTTCAAATTCCATAGTGGTGCTCCGATTTAA
- the pyrF gene encoding orotidine-5'-phosphate decarboxylase yields MNDQKIIVALDYDNQADALAFVDRIDPASCRLKVGKEMFTLFGPEFVRELHKRGFSVFLDLKFHDIPNTCSKAVRAAAELGVWMVNVHASGGERMMTASREILEPYGKDRPLLIGVTVLTSMEQSDLAGIGLDLEPQQQVMRLASLTKNSGLDGVVCSAQEASLLKGALGQEFKLVTPGIRPVGADVGDQKRIMTPSKAIEAGSDYLVIGRPITQAVDPATVLAEINGTLV; encoded by the coding sequence ATGAACGACCAAAAAATCATTGTAGCATTGGATTATGATAACCAAGCGGATGCGTTAGCCTTCGTCGATCGTATTGATCCAGCATCTTGTCGCCTAAAAGTTGGCAAAGAGATGTTTACCCTGTTTGGCCCTGAATTTGTTCGTGAATTGCATAAACGTGGTTTCTCAGTCTTCTTAGACCTTAAGTTCCACGACATCCCGAACACATGTTCAAAAGCAGTACGCGCTGCTGCTGAGCTAGGTGTGTGGATGGTTAACGTACACGCAAGTGGAGGTGAGCGCATGATGACCGCTTCTCGCGAAATCTTAGAACCGTATGGTAAAGATCGTCCGCTATTAATTGGTGTGACAGTACTAACCAGTATGGAGCAGTCTGACTTAGCGGGTATTGGTTTAGATCTTGAGCCACAACAGCAAGTTATGCGCTTGGCGTCTCTAACTAAAAACTCTGGTTTGGACGGTGTTGTATGCTCAGCACAAGAGGCTTCTTTACTTAAAGGTGCACTTGGCCAAGAGTTTAAGTTAGTGACTCCAGGTATCCGTCCTGTAGGTGCTGATGTCGGTGACCAGAAGCGTATTATGACGCCTTCTAAAGCGATTGAAGCCGGTTCAGACTACTTAGTTATCGGCCGTCCAATTACTCAAGCTGTTGACCCTGCAACTGTTCTCGCTGAGATCAACGGCACGCTAGTTTAA
- the lapB gene encoding lipopolysaccharide assembly protein LapB — protein MLELLFLLLPIAAAYGWYMGNRNAQQEKQKQSHQISRQYVTGLNLLLSDQSDKAVDHFIELLQVDNETIDTHLALGNLFRSRGEVDRAIRIHQNLISRSGLTLDQKNLALQQLAKDYMVSGFLDRAEKIFEQLVEEPDHKEGALQQLVAIYQQTREWNKAIHYGNILVKLGKKKMKMRATVAHFWCELAMQEQADGNRSKALQHFKKALSEDPKCVRASIALGKFHLANEDYQKTITCLESVLEQDIDFISEVLPTLAECYHKLGQEAQLVEFLKACIQKKAGVSAELMLAQLVAHHEDVGSAQELLTKQLVKNPTMKGFYRLIDYHLAEAEEGRAKESLTTLQSMVGEQLKVKPHYRCRQCGFSTHSMYWHCPSCKGWGTIKPIRGLDGE, from the coding sequence ATGTTAGAGTTACTGTTCTTACTTTTACCTATTGCAGCCGCTTACGGTTGGTATATGGGGAATCGTAATGCTCAGCAAGAAAAGCAAAAACAATCACACCAGATCTCCCGTCAATATGTGACGGGTTTGAACCTATTACTGTCCGATCAATCTGACAAAGCAGTCGATCACTTTATTGAACTGCTTCAAGTCGACAATGAAACCATTGATACGCATTTAGCTTTGGGTAACTTGTTCCGCTCAAGGGGCGAAGTCGACCGCGCTATTCGTATTCACCAAAACCTTATCTCTCGCTCGGGACTTACTCTCGATCAGAAAAACCTCGCCTTACAGCAATTAGCGAAAGACTATATGGTCTCTGGCTTTCTTGACCGCGCCGAAAAAATCTTCGAACAGCTTGTAGAAGAACCTGATCATAAAGAGGGCGCTTTACAACAACTTGTTGCGATTTATCAGCAAACTCGTGAGTGGAACAAGGCTATTCATTACGGAAATATCCTCGTTAAACTGGGTAAGAAAAAGATGAAGATGCGTGCCACGGTCGCGCATTTTTGGTGTGAGCTTGCGATGCAAGAACAAGCCGATGGCAATCGTTCGAAAGCTCTACAGCATTTTAAGAAAGCACTTTCTGAAGACCCGAAATGTGTTCGTGCCAGTATTGCTTTAGGTAAATTCCATTTAGCAAACGAAGATTATCAAAAGACAATCACTTGTTTAGAATCCGTTCTCGAACAAGATATCGATTTTATCAGTGAGGTGTTACCAACCCTTGCTGAGTGTTACCACAAGCTTGGACAAGAAGCTCAACTTGTCGAGTTCCTGAAAGCCTGTATTCAGAAGAAGGCTGGTGTATCCGCTGAATTGATGCTCGCTCAATTAGTTGCTCACCATGAAGATGTTGGCTCTGCCCAAGAATTACTGACGAAGCAATTGGTTAAAAACCCAACCATGAAGGGTTTTTATCGATTAATTGATTACCACCTAGCAGAAGCTGAAGAAGGTCGAGCAAAAGAAAGCTTAACCACACTTCAGTCCATGGTTGGCGAACAGTTGAAGGTTAAGCCTCACTACCGTTGTCGTCAGTGTGGCTTCTCTACACATTCAATGTATTGGCACTGTCCATCATGTAAAGGATGGGGAACGATCAAGCCTATTCGTGGGCTGGATGGTGAATAG
- a CDS encoding LapA family protein, producing the protein MKIIKIVAVIALFLIALALGSQNQTTVNFNYLLAQGDFHLSSLLGVVFVSGFALAWLVFGNMHMRSQLKIHRLNKQLNKQSKQVAADTKA; encoded by the coding sequence ATGAAAATTATAAAAATAGTCGCCGTTATCGCACTTTTCCTAATTGCACTGGCCTTAGGCTCTCAAAACCAAACGACTGTGAACTTTAACTATCTGCTAGCGCAAGGTGACTTCCACCTATCAAGCCTACTGGGTGTTGTGTTTGTTTCAGGCTTTGCTCTTGCTTGGTTAGTCTTCGGCAATATGCACATGCGATCTCAACTTAAAATTCATCGCTTGAATAAACAACTCAATAAGCAATCAAAGCAGGTAGCTGCTGATACCAAAGCTTAA